The proteins below come from a single Azospirillum thermophilum genomic window:
- a CDS encoding aldehyde ferredoxin oxidoreductase family protein → MHGWVGKILRVNLTAGTVKTEPLDPALARSFIGARGLGTKIMYDEVDPTVDPLSPDNKLIFASGPLTGTFAPSAGRYDVVTKGPLTGTIAASNSGGAWGPELKYAGYDLLILEGRAAKPVYLWIQDAKVEIRDAAHLWGKDVPETTEALNAETEADAKIACIGPAGENLSFIAAIMNDMQRAAGRTGVGAVMGSKNLKAVVVRGTGAVTVADKQAFLDCVAKASKMIKDHPVGGTGLRLYGTNVLVNILNSIGGLPTANFQDGHFETADKVGGETLAANQLQRPKGCFSCIISCGRATKVKNPKYKGEGEGPEYETAWGFGPDCRIDDLDAVIKANYYCNEYGLDTISMGGTVACAMELFNRGIITMKDTEGLALDFGNAEAMVEAVRLTGLGQGFGKKLALGSYRLASLYGHPELSMTVKKQEMPAYDPRAVQGIGLNYATNNRGGCHVRGYTISPEVLGVPVKVDKDAIDGKPELVALFQNLTAALDSTGSCLFATFGIGAPEFAEMMTALTGFPYTGDSFIEAGERVWNLERLWNLKAGLTAKDDTLPPRLMNEPIQTGPSKGAVSRVPEMLPVYYSVRGWDAEGVPTKEKLAALELA, encoded by the coding sequence ATGCACGGCTGGGTAGGAAAAATCCTGCGGGTCAACCTGACCGCCGGAACGGTCAAGACCGAACCGCTCGATCCGGCGCTTGCGCGCAGCTTCATCGGCGCGCGCGGCCTCGGCACCAAAATCATGTATGACGAAGTGGATCCGACGGTCGATCCGCTGTCGCCCGACAACAAGCTGATCTTCGCCTCCGGCCCGCTGACCGGCACCTTCGCGCCGTCCGCCGGACGCTACGACGTCGTCACCAAGGGTCCGCTGACCGGCACCATCGCCGCGTCGAACTCGGGCGGCGCCTGGGGGCCGGAGCTGAAATACGCCGGCTACGACCTGCTGATCCTCGAAGGCCGCGCCGCCAAGCCGGTCTATCTCTGGATCCAGGACGCCAAGGTCGAGATCCGCGACGCCGCCCATCTCTGGGGCAAGGACGTCCCCGAGACGACCGAGGCGCTGAACGCCGAGACGGAGGCCGACGCCAAGATCGCCTGCATCGGCCCGGCGGGCGAGAACCTGTCCTTCATCGCCGCCATCATGAACGACATGCAGCGCGCCGCCGGCCGGACCGGCGTCGGCGCCGTCATGGGCTCGAAGAACCTGAAGGCGGTGGTGGTCCGCGGCACCGGTGCGGTCACCGTGGCCGACAAGCAGGCCTTCCTCGACTGCGTCGCCAAGGCCAGCAAGATGATCAAGGATCATCCGGTCGGCGGCACGGGCCTGCGCCTCTACGGCACCAACGTGCTGGTCAACATCCTGAACTCGATCGGCGGGCTTCCCACCGCCAACTTCCAGGACGGCCATTTCGAGACCGCCGACAAGGTGGGCGGCGAGACGCTGGCCGCCAACCAGCTCCAGCGGCCGAAGGGCTGCTTCTCCTGCATCATCTCCTGCGGCCGCGCCACCAAGGTCAAGAACCCCAAGTACAAGGGCGAGGGCGAGGGGCCGGAGTACGAGACCGCCTGGGGCTTCGGCCCGGACTGCCGGATCGACGATCTGGATGCGGTGATCAAGGCCAACTACTACTGCAACGAGTACGGCCTCGACACCATCTCCATGGGCGGCACCGTGGCCTGCGCGATGGAGCTGTTCAACCGCGGCATCATCACGATGAAGGACACCGAGGGCCTGGCGCTCGACTTCGGCAATGCCGAGGCGATGGTCGAGGCGGTGCGCCTGACCGGGCTCGGCCAGGGCTTCGGCAAGAAGCTGGCGCTCGGCTCCTACCGGCTCGCCAGCCTCTACGGCCATCCCGAGCTGTCGATGACCGTCAAGAAGCAGGAGATGCCCGCCTATGATCCGCGGGCGGTGCAGGGCATCGGGCTGAACTACGCGACCAACAACCGCGGCGGCTGCCATGTCCGCGGCTACACCATCAGCCCCGAGGTGCTGGGCGTTCCGGTGAAGGTCGACAAGGACGCCATCGACGGCAAGCCGGAGCTGGTGGCCCTGTTCCAGAACCTGACGGCGGCGCTCGACTCCACCGGCTCCTGCCTGTTCGCCACCTTCGGCATCGGCGCTCCCGAATTCGCCGAGATGATGACGGCGCTGACCGGCTTCCCCTACACCGGCGACAGCTTCATCGAAGCCGGCGAGCGGGTGTGGAACCTGGAGCGGCTGTGGAACCTGAAGGCCGGGCTGACGGCCAAGGACGACACGCTGCCGCCGCGCCTGATGAACGAGCCGATCCAGACCGGCCCGTCGAAGGGGGCGGTCAGCCGGGTGCCGGAGATGCTGCCCGTCTACTACAGCGTCCGCGGCTGGGATGCCGAAGGCGTCCCGACCAAGGAAAAGCTGGCCGCGCTGGAACTGGCCTGA
- a CDS encoding NADH-quinone oxidoreductase subunit B family protein codes for MSILSRVVAIARRKSPWICRLNAGSCNGCDIEITPLLSPRYDAEQLGIELHGTPKHADIVLISGTLTHRSRKAILDIYDQVPSPKAVVALGSCPASGNVFAGSPTVLNESLDTIVPVDVWVPGCPPRPQAILDGIARAAKLLEEGATRSQLARSLQGQQAQPQPQPAQPDLTQPELARCEQGRP; via the coding sequence ATGAGCATCCTTTCGCGCGTCGTCGCCATCGCGCGGCGCAAGTCCCCCTGGATCTGCCGCCTGAACGCCGGATCCTGCAACGGCTGCGACATCGAGATCACGCCGCTGCTCAGCCCGCGCTACGACGCGGAGCAGTTGGGCATCGAGCTGCACGGCACGCCCAAGCACGCCGACATCGTGCTGATCTCCGGCACGCTGACCCACCGCTCGCGCAAGGCGATCCTCGATATCTACGACCAGGTGCCGAGCCCGAAGGCGGTGGTGGCGCTCGGTTCCTGCCCGGCCAGCGGCAACGTCTTCGCCGGCAGTCCGACCGTGCTCAACGAATCGCTCGACACCATCGTCCCGGTCGATGTCTGGGTTCCCGGCTGCCCGCCGCGGCCCCAGGCCATCCTCGACGGCATCGCCCGCGCGGCGAAGCTGCTGGAGGAGGGGGCGACCCGCAGCCAGCTCGCCAGGAGCCTGCAGGGCCAGCAGGCCCAGCCGCAGCCGCAGCCGGCGCAACCGGACCTGACCCAACCCGAACTGGCCCGCTGCGAGCAGGGGAGGCCGTGA
- a CDS encoding NADH-quinone oxidoreductase subunit C: MTDHDTRPVPPARIDPSVLMEHIRAIPGVVSVAARNGSLWAEGPFLDVEAMAGAMDALGIRLGTVTAIPLSEDGETTVIYHYIDEYEVINFKTATRNGVLASLAASVRPASWAEREIKDLFAVDFPGHPNLVPLLRPEGFEPGMLRAAMCAPAAMTRSPVSPLARK; this comes from the coding sequence ATGACTGACCACGACACCCGCCCCGTGCCGCCCGCCCGGATCGATCCGTCCGTGCTGATGGAGCACATCCGCGCCATTCCCGGCGTCGTCTCCGTCGCGGCGCGCAACGGGTCGCTGTGGGCGGAGGGACCGTTCCTCGACGTCGAGGCGATGGCCGGCGCGATGGACGCGCTGGGCATCCGGCTCGGCACCGTCACCGCCATCCCGCTGTCGGAGGACGGCGAGACGACGGTGATCTACCACTACATCGACGAGTACGAGGTCATCAACTTCAAGACCGCCACGCGCAACGGCGTGCTGGCCTCGCTGGCCGCCTCCGTCCGCCCCGCCTCCTGGGCGGAGCGCGAGATCAAGGACCTCTTCGCGGTGGATTTCCCCGGCCACCCCAACCTCGTCCCCCTGCTGCGGCCGGAGGGGTTCGAGCCGGGAATGCTGCGGGCGGCGATGTGCGCGCCCGCCGCCATGACCCGATCCCCCGTTTCGCCGCTGGCCCGCAAGTAG
- a CDS encoding respiratory chain complex I subunit 1 family protein: MSELWKYLLAFGVWPGLLCAAPLGWLELWFMRKLVARLQGRQGPPFFQPFFDFMKLLGKETVIPRGVGRGIFLALPIVSLAAVTAALAIVPMPGNPIPSLPGDVVLLLYLMEVPILCEVLAGYVSRSIYGQVAAMREALLSLAYNLPFLVAIIAMAQHVGSFQMQALQGAPFSVVHVVAGLTFLLALPARMKLNPFSIANAEHEIIADSHIEYSGPPLALFKLSHAIEVVLLTELFAVVFVPATPWPLVSAVLYLAVGIAVLGLVTLLATSTARLRLTQAFRFYWLWGGLASVATMAATLVW, encoded by the coding sequence ATGAGCGAGCTGTGGAAATATCTGCTGGCCTTCGGCGTCTGGCCCGGCCTGCTCTGCGCCGCTCCGCTCGGCTGGCTCGAACTGTGGTTCATGCGCAAGCTGGTGGCCCGGCTGCAGGGCCGCCAGGGGCCGCCCTTCTTCCAGCCCTTCTTCGACTTCATGAAGCTGCTGGGCAAGGAGACGGTGATCCCCCGCGGCGTCGGCCGCGGCATCTTCCTGGCGCTGCCCATCGTCTCGCTGGCGGCGGTCACCGCGGCGCTGGCCATCGTGCCGATGCCGGGCAACCCCATCCCGTCGCTGCCCGGCGACGTCGTGCTGCTGCTCTACCTGATGGAGGTGCCGATCCTGTGCGAGGTGCTGGCCGGCTATGTCAGCCGCTCCATCTACGGGCAGGTCGCCGCCATGCGCGAGGCGCTGCTGTCGCTGGCCTACAACCTGCCGTTCCTCGTCGCCATCATCGCGATGGCCCAGCATGTCGGCAGCTTCCAGATGCAGGCGCTGCAGGGCGCGCCGTTCAGCGTCGTGCATGTCGTCGCCGGCCTGACCTTCCTGCTCGCCCTGCCGGCGCGGATGAAGCTCAATCCCTTCTCCATCGCCAATGCCGAGCATGAGATCATCGCCGACTCCCACATCGAATACAGCGGCCCGCCGCTCGCCCTGTTCAAGCTGTCCCACGCCATCGAGGTGGTGCTGCTGACGGAGCTGTTCGCGGTGGTCTTCGTTCCGGCGACGCCCTGGCCGCTGGTCAGCGCCGTGCTCTACCTCGCGGTCGGCATCGCCGTGCTTGGTCTCGTCACGCTGCTGGCGACCTCCACCGCCCGGCTGCGGCTGACGCAGGCCTTCCGCTTCTACTGGCTGTGGGGCGGTCTCGCCTCGGTCGCGACCATGGCGGCGACGCTGGTCTGGTAA
- a CDS encoding MoaD/ThiS family protein: MKISYFALLRTATRKHDEDWTRPAPTLRVLMRDLAAEYGPEFARWVMKDGELSGLAIILVDGRDVRGLQGLDTPLTPESNVFIFPPLAGG; this comes from the coding sequence ATGAAGATCTCCTACTTCGCGCTGCTGCGCACCGCCACCAGAAAACATGACGAGGACTGGACCCGGCCGGCGCCGACCCTCCGGGTGCTGATGCGCGACCTCGCCGCCGAATACGGACCGGAATTCGCCCGCTGGGTCATGAAGGATGGGGAGCTCTCGGGCCTCGCCATCATTCTGGTCGACGGACGGGACGTGCGCGGTCTCCAGGGGCTCGACACGCCTCTGACCCCCGAATCCAACGTCTTCATCTTTCCCCCGCTCGCCGGGGGCTGA
- a CDS encoding nickel-dependent hydrogenase large subunit — protein sequence MPYTFPLGPYHPALEEPFKVKVQCQGEVIDSAVVEVGFSFRGIELVAQKRNWVEVITLIERVCGICSNTHAMTFCMAAETIAGIELPRRAAYIRTIIAELERLHSHLLWAGIGAEDIGFHSLFMEVFTLREKVMDTLEAISGNRVNYGMNCIGGVHRDIPDPTVYLPVLDELTRVLNEVVIPTFTQNPTAIARTRGVGPLTREQALEWAVVGPVARASGLDIDVRKDQPYLAYGELGFKSFVQEEGDVFARVVVRALEMLESVRLIREALLSLPAGPLKAVSGLPTIPVGEATIRTEAPRGEAFYYVASEGGNTPARVKIRTPSFVNIPAIEPMVIGQPLADLSIIQASVDPCISCTDR from the coding sequence ATGCCATACACCTTTCCGCTCGGCCCCTACCATCCGGCGCTCGAGGAGCCCTTCAAGGTCAAGGTCCAGTGCCAGGGCGAGGTCATCGACAGCGCCGTCGTCGAGGTCGGCTTCAGCTTCCGCGGGATCGAGCTGGTGGCGCAGAAGCGCAACTGGGTCGAGGTCATCACCCTGATCGAGCGGGTCTGCGGCATCTGCTCCAACACCCATGCCATGACCTTCTGCATGGCGGCGGAGACCATCGCCGGGATCGAGCTGCCGCGCCGCGCCGCCTACATCCGCACCATCATCGCCGAGCTGGAGCGCCTGCACTCCCACCTGCTGTGGGCCGGCATCGGGGCGGAGGACATCGGCTTCCACTCCCTCTTCATGGAGGTCTTCACCCTCCGCGAGAAGGTGATGGACACGCTGGAGGCGATCAGCGGCAACCGCGTCAACTACGGCATGAACTGCATCGGCGGCGTCCACCGCGACATCCCCGATCCGACCGTCTACCTGCCGGTGCTGGACGAGCTGACCCGCGTGCTGAACGAGGTGGTCATCCCCACCTTCACGCAGAACCCCACCGCCATCGCCCGCACCCGCGGCGTCGGTCCGCTGACGAGGGAACAGGCGCTGGAATGGGCGGTGGTCGGCCCGGTGGCGCGCGCCTCCGGCCTCGACATCGACGTGCGCAAGGACCAGCCCTACCTCGCCTATGGCGAGCTGGGCTTCAAGAGCTTCGTGCAGGAGGAGGGCGACGTCTTCGCCCGCGTCGTCGTCCGCGCGCTGGAGATGCTGGAGAGCGTGCGGCTGATCCGCGAGGCGCTGCTGTCGCTGCCCGCCGGCCCGCTGAAGGCGGTGTCCGGCCTGCCGACGATTCCCGTGGGCGAGGCGACGATCCGCACCGAGGCGCCGCGCGGCGAGGCCTTCTACTATGTCGCGTCGGAGGGCGGCAACACGCCGGCCCGCGTGAAGATCCGCACCCCCTCCTTCGTCAACATCCCGGCGATCGAGCCGATGGTGATCGGCCAGCCGCTTGCCGACCTGTCGATCATCCAGGCCTCGGTCGACCCCTGCATCTCCTGTACCGACAGGTGA
- a CDS encoding proton-conducting transporter membrane subunit, which translates to MDTVLIPLFAGIALGIGLYARAIPQGGRSWWQFAVGTIVLALLARLAGHGWPATLLSCAAELFAVGMVWSTGTPLARAAARKYLSAVFLGTLATSAALVMTDFGTIRPAAPFDRLSVALLMLGFALKLGLVPVYFWLPAVARASSAMTTALIIAVVDVGGFCELLALRGTAPWMFDQFATLWTVLAVLSLLGAALLALAQTELKPMLAFSSIDDMGYLLLGLAAGGADGFSGAWYGILGHALGKVVLFGAVGAAEWHLGRPVTLDTRGLSTPLPVASAAFMLGALGFIGIPPTLGFVGHWRLYLAGAELGGPVLLTALYAASAMALLCYVRAIHRTWLGPTNVAADAGTGAAGRPLPSLAAAVLLAFAVAPVLFGLMPNLLRPTAEAPAHVAALPIGGVK; encoded by the coding sequence ATGGATACGGTGCTGATACCGCTCTTCGCCGGGATCGCCTTGGGGATCGGGCTCTATGCCCGGGCCATCCCGCAGGGCGGCCGCTCCTGGTGGCAGTTCGCCGTCGGGACGATCGTCCTGGCCCTGCTCGCCCGTCTGGCCGGCCACGGCTGGCCGGCGACCCTGCTCTCCTGCGCGGCGGAGCTGTTCGCCGTCGGCATGGTGTGGAGCACGGGGACGCCGCTGGCCCGCGCCGCCGCGCGCAAATACCTCTCCGCCGTCTTCCTCGGCACCCTCGCCACCTCGGCGGCGCTGGTGATGACCGATTTCGGCACGATCCGCCCGGCCGCACCCTTCGACCGGCTGTCGGTGGCGCTGCTGATGCTCGGCTTCGCGCTGAAGCTGGGGCTGGTGCCCGTCTATTTCTGGCTGCCGGCGGTGGCCCGCGCCTCGTCCGCGATGACGACGGCGCTGATCATCGCGGTGGTCGACGTCGGCGGCTTCTGCGAGCTGCTGGCCCTGCGCGGCACGGCGCCCTGGATGTTCGACCAGTTCGCCACGCTGTGGACCGTGCTGGCCGTCCTGTCGCTGCTGGGGGCCGCCCTGCTCGCCCTGGCGCAGACGGAGCTGAAGCCCATGCTGGCCTTCTCCTCCATCGACGACATGGGCTACCTGCTGCTCGGCCTCGCGGCCGGCGGGGCGGACGGCTTCTCCGGGGCCTGGTACGGCATCCTCGGCCATGCGCTGGGCAAGGTCGTGCTGTTCGGCGCGGTCGGGGCGGCGGAATGGCATCTCGGCCGGCCGGTGACGCTCGACACCCGCGGCCTGTCCACTCCGCTGCCGGTCGCCAGCGCCGCCTTCATGCTGGGAGCGCTGGGCTTCATCGGCATCCCGCCGACCCTGGGCTTCGTCGGCCACTGGCGGCTCTACCTCGCCGGGGCGGAGCTCGGCGGGCCGGTACTGCTGACCGCGCTCTACGCCGCCTCGGCCATGGCCCTGCTCTGCTACGTCCGCGCCATCCACCGCACCTGGCTCGGCCCCACCAACGTCGCCGCCGACGCCGGAACCGGGGCGGCCGGGCGCCCGCTGCCCTCGCTGGCCGCGGCGGTGCTGCTGGCCTTCGCCGTCGCTCCGGTGCTGTTCGGCCTCATGCCCAACCTGCTGCGTCCGACGGCCGAAGCGCCGGCGCATGTGGCGGCCCTTCCCATCGGGGGTGTGAAATGA
- a CDS encoding NADH-quinone oxidoreductase subunit L: MPSITLPILILLGGFLLQLLCGRLLTPAGKGVLATVAVAAAFVASLMLVPAVMRGEVMQADLLSAWDGGLSIALSVDGLSVLFMVMGTGIGAAILLFSVRYMEDEAQGTTRFYAIMLVFIAGLLVLASAADMLGAYMAWEVIGLCSYSLVGFWYKEKVATDGARKVLVITHLAGYGFLIGMVLVYSRAGSFVWTDPAVAKAFTSGVAALFIVSAMAKSVMFPLHTWIPEAMNAPTPVSALLHSACYVKAGVYLIARMYVVGDGAWHAAMEVPLLAVGCVTILVGVIFAMAQTDLKRLLAFHTVSQLGYIVVGLALGSDLGLAAGLFYCLSHALFKGTLFMCAGAIQHACGTRDLRNLGGLAAAMPGTAKIWIVAAASIAGVPLTNGFVAKWLLFSAALDKGLLAVVLIGWIGSILTAFSFLKATVNAFYGAPSQAMLGRHIHDASPSMLVGMGSMAALCLVFGLAPQLLMVPIVAPAVHSLGFDWQVQMTWLGILTDRGTIAVTVGGAVVLVSTLLGLAVYRLAHAPAAGLVSVYSGGEPLPAGDRPGAVDFAGMAEHAFHPVYSLDPDPVYLSIWRGLTAAAGRLQGLARLTLEKHPPIAVGLAAAVVLVGVFLA; the protein is encoded by the coding sequence ATGCCTTCGATCACCCTCCCCATCCTGATCCTGCTGGGCGGCTTTCTCCTCCAACTGCTGTGCGGCCGTCTGCTGACGCCGGCGGGCAAGGGCGTGCTGGCGACCGTCGCGGTGGCCGCGGCCTTCGTCGCCTCGCTGATGCTGGTGCCGGCCGTCATGCGCGGCGAGGTGATGCAGGCCGACCTGCTGTCCGCCTGGGACGGCGGCCTGTCCATCGCGCTCAGCGTCGACGGGCTCAGCGTCCTGTTCATGGTCATGGGCACCGGCATCGGTGCCGCGATCCTGCTCTTCTCCGTCCGCTACATGGAGGACGAGGCGCAGGGCACGACGCGCTTCTACGCCATCATGCTGGTGTTCATCGCCGGCCTGCTGGTCCTGGCCAGTGCGGCCGACATGCTCGGCGCCTACATGGCGTGGGAGGTGATCGGGCTGTGCTCCTACAGCCTGGTCGGCTTCTGGTACAAGGAGAAGGTGGCGACCGACGGCGCCCGCAAGGTGCTGGTCATCACCCACCTCGCCGGCTACGGCTTCCTGATCGGCATGGTGCTGGTCTATTCCCGCGCCGGCAGCTTCGTCTGGACCGATCCGGCCGTGGCGAAGGCCTTCACCTCCGGCGTCGCCGCGCTCTTCATCGTCTCGGCGATGGCCAAGTCGGTGATGTTCCCGCTGCACACCTGGATCCCCGAGGCGATGAACGCCCCGACCCCGGTGTCGGCGCTGCTGCATTCCGCCTGCTACGTCAAGGCCGGCGTCTATCTCATCGCCCGCATGTACGTGGTGGGCGACGGCGCCTGGCACGCGGCGATGGAGGTCCCGCTGCTGGCGGTCGGCTGCGTCACCATCCTGGTCGGCGTCATCTTCGCCATGGCGCAGACCGACCTGAAGCGGCTGCTCGCCTTCCACACGGTCAGCCAGCTCGGCTACATCGTCGTCGGGCTGGCGCTCGGCTCCGACCTCGGGCTGGCGGCCGGGCTCTTCTATTGCCTCAGCCACGCGCTGTTCAAGGGCACGCTCTTCATGTGCGCCGGCGCCATCCAGCATGCCTGCGGGACGCGCGACCTGCGCAATCTCGGCGGACTTGCCGCCGCGATGCCCGGCACGGCGAAGATCTGGATCGTCGCCGCCGCCTCGATCGCCGGCGTGCCGCTGACCAACGGCTTCGTCGCGAAGTGGCTGCTCTTCAGCGCGGCGCTGGACAAGGGGCTGCTGGCGGTGGTGCTGATCGGCTGGATCGGCAGCATCCTGACCGCCTTCTCCTTCCTGAAGGCGACCGTCAACGCCTTCTACGGCGCGCCGTCGCAGGCCATGCTCGGCCGGCACATCCATGACGCCTCGCCCAGCATGCTGGTCGGCATGGGTTCCATGGCCGCGCTGTGCCTCGTCTTCGGGCTGGCGCCGCAGCTCCTGATGGTGCCGATCGTCGCGCCGGCGGTGCATTCGCTCGGCTTCGACTGGCAGGTGCAGATGACCTGGCTCGGCATCCTGACCGACCGCGGCACCATCGCGGTGACGGTGGGCGGTGCGGTGGTGCTGGTCTCGACCCTGCTCGGGCTGGCGGTCTACCGTCTCGCCCATGCCCCGGCGGCCGGCCTCGTCTCCGTCTATTCAGGCGGCGAGCCGCTGCCGGCGGGCGACCGTCCGGGCGCCGTCGACTTCGCCGGGATGGCGGAGCACGCCTTCCACCCCGTCTATTCGCTCGACCCCGATCCCGTCTACCTGTCGATCTGGCGCGGCCTCACCGCGGCTGCCGGACGGCTTCAGGGCCTTGCGCGCCTCACGCTGGAAAAGCACCCGCCCATCGCCGTCGGCCTCGCCGCCGCGGTGGTGCTGGTCGGCGTCTTCCTGGCCTGA
- a CDS encoding 4Fe-4S binding protein produces the protein MAMLKTVLANLLQPSRTRAPADMPPVPQTYRGALVHDAGRCTACGTCAFVCAPKAISFTQVPGISVSWHFFIGQCSFCGLCEQNCPTHAISLETAVPGVMNNAAGDGLRLESIIALKPCTRCGAAHVPLPESAMGSQWSEEEKGYCPECRRWAASAKLRSAFIPAETATPAASPALEGAGHD, from the coding sequence ATGGCTATGCTGAAGACCGTCCTCGCCAACCTGCTGCAGCCGTCGCGGACGCGCGCGCCGGCCGACATGCCGCCGGTGCCGCAGACCTACCGCGGCGCGCTGGTGCACGATGCCGGCCGCTGCACCGCCTGCGGCACCTGCGCCTTCGTCTGCGCGCCCAAGGCGATCAGCTTCACCCAGGTGCCGGGCATCTCCGTCTCCTGGCACTTCTTCATCGGCCAGTGCTCCTTCTGCGGCCTGTGCGAGCAGAACTGTCCGACCCACGCCATCAGCCTGGAGACCGCGGTGCCCGGCGTCATGAACAACGCTGCCGGCGACGGGCTGCGGCTGGAGAGCATCATCGCGCTGAAGCCCTGCACCCGCTGCGGCGCCGCCCATGTCCCGCTGCCGGAATCGGCGATGGGCAGCCAGTGGTCGGAGGAGGAGAAGGGCTATTGCCCGGAGTGCCGCCGCTGGGCCGCCAGCGCCAAGCTGCGCAGCGCCTTCATCCCGGCGGAGACCGCGACGCCCGCCGCATCACCCGCTCTGGAGGGCGCCGGCCATGACTGA